The Montipora capricornis isolate CH-2021 chromosome 1, ASM3666992v2, whole genome shotgun sequence genome contains a region encoding:
- the LOC138053744 gene encoding ZP domain-containing protein-like: MAANNLTCIEPGVDVRCSETNMTVSLEKQTFRYFTVNNIRLRYWSCRATENSTHFLIGTPLNGCGTQVNETEDNLIFWNQILVDALVIDYVITRTHAVNLPFYCVFPRKRWLQISYKPQNVFFGVEGGFGNFTFRMDFYTSESYNTPYTEYPMEVGLNEYVFVQYRVESAAQLVIMAENCRATKVGSFYSWPQYTIIRNGCPTDTTLVYNYDPARNFQRFKFKTFRFFDDYDTVVLHCEVLACYRNTPNSRCSRSCVSGGAKRKRRDISRDELSDKESTQKHFLSTGPIEFKKIEAADTKKSQQTALIGATAGASGAFFIAAVVLAVVFVKYRLARRLKNRNKVGDLYTTQEDQLSRKNAYIMEDDMVEKNDAF; encoded by the exons ATGGCCGCAAACAATTTGACATGTATTG AGCCTGGGGTGGATGTTAGATGCAGTGAAACGAACATGACGGTGTCGCTAGAGAAACAAACTTTCCGATACTTTACGGTCAACAATATTCGTTTGCGGTATTGGTCATGCAG GGCCACAGAGAACTCAACACACTTTCTTATTGGTACCCCATTAAATGGCTGTGGAACACAGGTCAACGAAACAGAGGATAACCTAATTTTTTGGAATCAAATTCTGGTGGATGCACTGGTCATTGACTATGTCATCACTCGAACGCATGCTGTCAACCTTCCATTTTACTGCGTTTTCCCAAGAAAGAGGTGGTTACAAATCAGCTACAAACCCCAGAACGTTTTCTTTGGTGTTGAAG GGGGATTTGGAAATTTTACTTTTAGAATGGACTTCTACACAAGTGAATCGTACAACACTCCCTACACTGAGTACCCGATGGAAGTTGGTCTCAATGAGTATGTATTCGTTCAGTACAGAGTGGAATCCGCTGCTCAGTTGGTTATAATGGCTGAGAACTGTAGGGCCACCAAAGTTGGATCTTTTTACTCCTGGCCTCAGTACACTATCATACGGAATGG GTGCCCAACAGATACGACACTGGTGTACAACTATGATCCAGCGAGAAATTTTCAACGATTCAAATTCAAAACATTTCGATTCTTCGATGACTACGACACTGTTGTGTTACACTGTGAGGTGTTGGCCTGTTACCGTAACACCCCAAACTCCAG GTGCAGCAGGAGTTGCGTGAGCGGCGGcgcaaaaagaaagagaagagacaTAAGTCGTGATGAATTAAGTGACAAAGAGAGCACACAGAAACACTTCCTTTCCACTGGTCCGATAGAGTTCAAGAAAATAGAGGCGGCAG ACACTAAAAAAAGTCAACAAACCGCGTTGATTGGTGCAACTGCTGGCGCCAGTGGAGCATTCTTCATCGCTGCCGTCGTTCTCGCCGTCGTCTTTGTGAAATATCGCCTCGCACGGCGACTAAAAAACCGCAACAAAGTGGGAGACCTGTACACAACTCAAGAAGACCAACTGAGCAGGAAAAACGCTTACATTATGGAGGATGACATGGTGGAAAAGAACGACGCCTTTTAG